The following proteins come from a genomic window of Aspergillus oryzae RIB40 DNA, chromosome 4:
- a CDS encoding uncharacterized protein (predicted protein) — protein MIYSIEIAEANIDQVEALSKRTQGCKSYQRRSRPDATATKTIRRKLRCFPEDKALSEVSILPTKPRERFLVTAKDIDHLLHHLFGEDDHDYVHERARVQTASSLALFSGSAARAGAIVESSSYRKTNECLYYKHLTFNIKWSGDAGGLKRWVVIDPEFLKGLRYRDDKMIPKNWFREHPVPGKSFVFWVIVHGIADGAFKGISTVEELLEKRPPKGRESWTLEWKEDVKELPFFRMTTSQGPKADEAWTFSSLRHHLTSLAERDGFRDRLRVHGIRGAMANKIDPKATAATRGQALDHMDHDSYLKYQSSLKAVDMMALYYDLDPDYECREMEQSMAHHRDQNVPLRLDAASLAEFEKDEEVILINQRISELTQEIRGRPDKHADLVSERSKLYTRKAKKLRTKRSEFIENWWNVCYDEYITGNDFLERDTTCLFQIYRKYMPERARLNDNIFKQVPLDSDIGRQCLRDAVSLCTSVEKVAYYPGMTPVEGKCPICAKQMSSRVLLLILTSIGLQERSKHILQCKRKSLNAAPYQQTYRNGKRAHRHTRRSFVQFCYLCAELICNEEDWINHCQSHLQALQPRCGLLTFRYTLVAAGLCPFCLGDEKKRADERFQQWVKKATLLNHIDRHLENLPPEGNVSCPHPCCNGRQYSDVSDLRRHFFNRHSIAEPRSNCVARKRKWAETSMALESVKCDRHLEGSD, from the exons TGGTGACAGCGAAAGATAtagatcatcttcttcaccatttaTTTGGCGAAGACGACCATGATTATGTACACGAGCGTGCAAGAGTACAGACTGCAAGCTCACTGGctctcttttctggttcTGCTGCTAGAGCTGGTGCTATTGTTGAATCAAGCTCGTacagaaaaacaaatgaATGCCTCTACTATAAG CATTTGACTTTCAATATAAAATGGAGCGGAGATGCCGGTGGGTTGAAACGCTGGGTCGTGATTGATCCTGAATTTCTCAAAGGACTACGCTACAGAGATGATAAGATGAT ACCAAAGAATTGGTTTCGTGAACATCCTGTGCCTGGTAAAAGCTTTGTGTTTTGGGTAATTGTGCATGGTATTGCGGATGGTGCATTCAAGGGCATCTCAACCGTGGAAGAATTGCTCGAAAAACGACCCccaaaaggaagagagtcGTGGACCCTCGAGTGGAAAGAGGATGTAAAAGAGTTACCTTTCTTTCGAATGACTACTTCCCAGGGTCCCAAAGCAGACGAAGCGTGGACATTCTCTTCGTTGCGTCATCATCTCACCAGTTTGGCTGAACGGGATGGCTTCAGAGACCGCTTACGAGTGCATGGAATCCGGGGTGCTATGGCAAACAAAATCGATC CCAAGGCAACAGCCGCGACCCGCGGTCAGGCGTTAGATCACATGGATCATGACTCATACTTGAAATACCAGTCATCGCTCAAAGCAGTAGATATGATGGCTCTGTACTATGACCTGGATCCGGATTATGAATGTCGTGAAATGGAACAGAGCATGGCCCACCACCGTGATCAAAATGTTCCGCTTCGACTTGATGCTGCCTCTCTCGCAGAATTTGAAAAAGATGAGGAAGTGATTCTGATTAACCAACGGATCAGTGAACTGACGCAGGAGATTCGTGGCCGGCCTGATAAACATGCCGACTTAGTATCGGAGAGATCTAAACTTTACACCCGGAAAGCCAAAAAGCTCCGCACCAAACGTTCCGAATTCATTGAAAATTGGTGGAATGTTTGCTACGACGAGTACATTACTGGGAACGACTTTTTGGAACGCGACACTACCTGCCTTTTTCAAATTTACCGTAAATATATGCCTGAAAGAGCACGCTTAAATGACAACATTTTCAAGCAAGTGCCTCTCGATAGTGATATTGGGAGGCAATGTTTACGTGATGCGGTTAGTCTTTGTACTTCAGTCGAGAAGGTGGCATATTATCCGGGCATGACTCCCGTAGAGGGAAAATGTCCAATATGTGCCAAGCAGATGTCAAG TCGCGTTCTATTGCTAATATTAACCAGCATTGGTCTCCAAGAACGGTCAAAGCATATTTTGCAATGCAAACGCAAATCATTGAATGCGGCACCATACCAGCAGACCTATAGGAACGGCAAACGTGCCCATCGCCATACCCGTCGAAGCTTCGTTCAATTCTGTTATTTGTGTGCTGAATTAATTTGcaacgaagaagattggATCAACCATTGCCAATCTCACCTGCAGGCTCTACAGCCGAGGTGCGGGCTCTTAACCTTCCGCTATACGCTAGTTGCAGCGGGTCTATGTCCATTCTGTCTGGGtgatgagaaaaagagagcGGACGAGCGGTTCCAACAGTGGGTCAAGAAGGCCACATTGTTAAACCATATTGACAGACACCTTGAGAATTTGCCCCCCGAAGGAAATGTTTCGTGCCCTCACCCTTGCTGTAATGGAAGGCAATATTCTGATGTGTCTGACCTCCGCCGTCACTTCTTCAACAGACATTCTATAGCGGAACCTAGGTCCAACTGTGTTgcgaggaaaaggaaatgggcTGAGACGTCAATGGCTTTGGAATCTGTTAAATGTGATAGACATCTGGAGGGTAGTGACTAA